DNA from Malus sylvestris chromosome 11, drMalSylv7.2, whole genome shotgun sequence:
tgaacCGACAATAATACATGCATGTTACTTTGGTTATTTCGTGTGCCCTTTCAAACTAATACTAATTTGTAAGATTTCAAATCATAATTAACGTAGCATTATTttaagggaaaatttgaaataggtccaattttataggcatacttttgaaataggtctaatttttagttactttggACCCATATCtaagcacttttttttttaattactagtTATAGGCTTATAGCGCCAAAACGATGCCAGGCACAGACTTATTATCCGAGAGCTTACTCTGCCAGACGCTCTGGCAAGTCCCCCGCTGTGATCTGATATCCGGTGAGGATAACCGCGTGACCGTCACGGACGTGTTGCAGTATTCCCTGACCTGGGTAATAATCCCATCCTTGACGGTCCATGCATGCACCCACGAAACCGAACGAACCTCGTCGTATCCTTCAGCCAGCACCATTGACCCAAATGCAACGATCGAGAGAGGGACAAATTTGAACGATGAGTCATACGGAGGTGCGCCGGTGAGCAGGCGGTTCAAATGCTGGTGAGTTGGGGGGCCATGGAACCACCACTCGAGATACGGGGCTAGGAGAAAGTGAACGACATCAACGTCCTTGGAGGTTAAGGCTTGGTATAAAGCCGTCACTGTCGTTTCGTTTCTGGCTTCTTCCGAATGTTCTCCCTCCAGCAGACATGGTTGAGAGTTTGCCAGGTCTGGAGCTCAAAGCAATGGCTCTCGGTAAGAGGGACTTGCTGAGTTGGGAGTGTTTCACAGTTTTGTACTTTGAAGTTGGACGAGCCTTGGTGTTTATATAGCGGTACAAAGTTGGTGAGTGGGGGAGTTTGGGTAGTTGCATGAAGCAGTAAGATAGTCTGAAACGATGGAGTTTTGTTTATGCTCGTACATAGTTTTGACTATAATTGTATATAGTATAACGTTACATACCAAAAATTTGAGATCAAATTTTCTGCACTTATTTTGTGTATGGCCTCTTTATGGTCTCTATTATTGATCGACACGTGTTAAATTTATGACAAGAATTTTAACTTACTAAGTTAGTTTTATTTCAATAATTGATGTATCATTTATTCAAGTCTAGTGAACATATCCGTGCATGCATTTGCTAAACGAGACGAACAAACTCAAACCATTGGATCACAAtgcttagtttttttattttttcactaGTCTTCTTAATTGGAATTTCATTGGGTCCAAAGGCCAAGGGTCATGATTAATATTGTAAGAACTTCCTCACATGTCACCTTCCAATTTTTAacaagagtaatgctaggtaaattaaatttgcaaactaaattatatgtcaccaataaaaaaataagcacgttaatcaacgtttgaataataattcaatcatcaacttctatgttaatttaatttacaaaattaatctacaaatttagtctatatagcattactctttttaCAAAGGAGTAATGCTAGGtaggctaaatttgtaaattaaaattgcaaactaaatgatgtgtcaccaataaaaataagcacgttaactAACACTTAAGTAAAAGTCGAATCATCAATTTCCATGTAATTTAGTTTAGAAGattttgtttacaaatgtagtttttctagcattaccctttacAAAGACAAACTAGAACAATAATTGTTGGgtttttagtcaaaatagttggtttgacaaaaatactttTAAGTTCGCCACGCGGTCGTTCACATAATAATTTAATGAggatattgatagattttttacgtaatgaccaaaatgatttacggTGAACAAATGGACCACCTCTAGCGATTTTCATTTTCAAGAACCAAAGTGAAGAATTATGCTAATCTCAAAaatcattttagctaaaaagccttaatCGCTTCAATCCGTTTCCTTGAAGTGCAAAATTAGATACTGGAGTATCAATAACAATTCTTttagtttaaataataaaattcccttaattcaaataataaaatttcTAAGGTAAACACTAGATTACTCAACTTTTTGATATTATCAATAATCAGTTATCAAcattaagtaataatttaatcatgaaCAACTACAttatatgatttacaaaatataatttaaatagatGATCTCTCTTGTAGTacctataaaataataaaaagttgATTTAGTGGATTTACCTAATTAAGCCTGTGGTCATTAGTGGTTTATATACGTGATCAACTAAATATTAATTCGATCGCATGCAATCGAGAAGTGGTTTATATACGTGATCAACTAAATATTAATTCGATCGCATGCAATCGAATACCTCACTGAATCGCTGTCATTTTGTGCGATACCAAATTAAAGCGTCAAATCTAGCGGAGATTTATCAGTGATGGGAATACGGAATAGTACATAACTTGTCACTATATAAATTAtggaatatgtgtgttaaaacgttaataacttaaaaaaatgaaatttttcaccacttatataaaaacacttaGTGTATCACCCATATTCCGATCATTTTGCAGCCACCTGGCATTCCGTTTTTGAATCTCATTACACACTGGAAAACCACGTGTCTGAACTCATGGTCTTAGGGTACATATACAATATTGAAAATCTGTTGGCGAATTTAGAGTTTATAGTTTTCGATGAAATGAAACAAACACACAGAAAAATTTCTCTaacaaatggattgcatgcttTGTTCTCTTGTTAGAATAGTTATttattctgaagaaaaaaaaatttgaggtttcaccataaaatcaattggcaatatgggagtAGTCCAATTATTTATAAGCACATAAAATGTTAATCATTTTCCTAACGTGAGATTGACGCTCCCAGCATATATATTCtccattttatgtttttttgctTGTTTTAGTTGTAATTATATGCATTAGAGAAATTGGAGTATGGGCCCTTCAACTTTAGTTGAGTTGGAGctttattttttgaactaaaAATTCGTGAATATTGATCTCTAAACTTGTCACAAAGTGAAACAATGGCTCTTTTGGAAACTCCATTAGAACATCCAAACTTTCTTTTCCCCATTAAACCATGGAAGTTCTAACGGTATTACTCAGAGGGACCATTTATCCACACTATGACAAATTGAGGGACCAattaagcaaaaattcaaagactattttcttttttttttttgctttttttttttgtgattacaAATTCAAATATTATTATCCATGAATGCTAAAGAGGGCATGTTATGAATCCAAATTATGTTTTAGTTCACAaaccatttgatttaaaatataaaataataggAAACTTGgtttagaaaaatatatatatatatatttgatcatAGGTCAATAGTCACTTTATTCTCAAGAATAGGCCAGTAAAAATATTTCTCTTCAATTAAGATAAAAGAATTACTTATCAAAATTTAACTCTTCATTTATCTATCCCTAAACTGAAAAAAGTCAATTAACTTAATTCTAtaatcaaaaataatttttacctGAAATGTACCCCTATAAATAATTAGGattaaagataataaaaaacaattgagcacaaaatatttttttattaggattACAGTGATCAACTAGTACTACCATCTTGTGGTATTCTTCTTGTGAGATGTCTCATATTCAACTCACATAAATGTCGATAACGTAACATATTTGCATTGAGTTTGATACCTAAAGTAACTAACCTAAATATGTAATCTAGCCAAATCCTTCATTCCCTTATAGTAGGGTTACCCAGAATGTAACTTATCAAAGACTCAAAGTTATACGCATGTAGGGTGACCCAAAATGTGAACGATCGTATACGTGTTCCACAAATCTCCTTTTTTACACTATGAACCAAGCATTGTGGAGATTAAAATATATTTAGCATATTATTTTTAACACTGATCATCTTGATTTCTGAGTTGGATTGCACAATCTCTAACTCTGATCCCATTAACTCTATTATTGTCCATACCACAAACACCACTATTATCATTAATCTTACTATACCTAATTATCAATCACTCGAAGTctctttactttttttattatctATTTTCATCGTGCATGGAAATAATGctattgaaaaatgaaaaactggCGTACTTGTTGACACATTCTCTTACACATATTGAACACCATACAATAACAAAGTTATCTCTGTTAAATGAGAAATTCTCGTTTGTCACCAATTCACTACGTAACAAGTGTTTGTTGAACCATTTAGTTCACTTTTTGAACATGCGGAAAGCGTTATTGTATGAGTGATGTCGTCAGGACTGTGCACCGTGTGCAAGAAAGTTTCTCCCGTACTAAAGTGTTAGCAATGGTGGATTGTCTTGTTAATTAGAGCCTTTCACTTCTATCCACTGCATTTTGTGTTCAAGATTATCTTTCACCACCATGGCTTAGGCATTTTACTTCTGCTTTGGTGGGTTTTATACTCCCAAACCCACAGATTCGGGAGAAATGAAACCCAGCAGAATCAAACAATTGGGCCCACAATCCGACGATCAGGCCCATTTTTGAAACCAAACAGATTTAGGCccaattatcaataaaattacAATTTTACCCACCACCTGGTTGAGCCAATTTCTCAGTAGCTACAAAGTTCCGCCGTCTCCTCCTCCCATAAACCTCGCAAAACCTTTGAGAACAGCGAAATGTTTCGGACCATTCTCCGACGGGCAGCCGGTTCGGGCGGCCCAAGACCCGACCCTTGGAGGCTGATGGCGACAATGAGCTACTCGACGTCCAAGGATACCATAGCCAAGAAGGCGAAGAAGACGGGCAAATCCAAAAACGACCCCTCAGCTACCGCCGGCGACGACGTATCGGAGGCCGACGCGGCTCTCTCCGGTCAAAATTCCCGCGCACGCCAGCTCCAAGCGGACGAGAGGGACCCGTCGCTTGATGTGGGACCCAACGGCCGTCCTCTATTCACTTCCACTCCGACACTCTCTCAGCTCAGCCGCAAGGACACCTGCTCCTACTTCAAGCTCAagtaaaaccctaaaccccgaTCGAAATCCGTAACGAAATCGATGTAGCTCTGTATCTGTGTTTGTATGTATTTGTTGGGATGTGAttgttttctttgatttgaagGATGGAGGAATTGAACAATGTTTTGCCCGAGGGGTTGCCATTGGGGATGGTGAAGGAGTTCGAGGATGCAATGCAGAGCGCGGTGCTCGTCCGCCAGAACTTTCTCGATCTTCGTGACAATTTTCGAAGGATTGTGGACCCGCCATTGGACTCGGCTAGCAGCAAAGGTGTGTGCTTTGTGTTCCATTGGTTTTCATTTGATTGATCCTTTGCTTGTTTAGAGCTGGTAAAGTTTGGGACGAATGTTGTCATTCGGCACGGTTGAAAATGATCATCGTTGGTTGTAGCACAGTATGATCTAACTCGACTTTAAAGTTCCGGTTTCGATAACCATAGATTTCCGAGGGGTCATTATGCTAGAAAATTGTTAATCACTGGAGTTGAAGACTAGGAAGCTAAAAAATTGTATAAATTCTTTTGATTTCTTAATCTTATGAGGCCTCGTTATGCTTTTTATAGATTCTTATATATCCCTTTGTAGATAATCGATGCTGTAATGCATGTTTAGTTTCGTGTACATGTCGAACGATGGGTCACATGTAAGATGGCCTTATCCATGTGTGCCTTTTCAGGTACAAAAGCTCAAAGGCAGATTGTCTTGGACGGTCCCGTAAGCTGTGGAAAGAGTATTACTCTTGCAATGTTAGTTCAATGGGCTCGTGAGGAAGGCTGGTTGGTTTTATACGTCCCGAGAGGCAGGGAATGGACTCATGGAggctttttctataaaaacccaCAAACAGGTCTTTGGGACACACCTGTTCAGGCTGAAAATATTCTGAGGGTAAGATTGTGGagctttttattttctttattataaTATGCTATTAACTTAAACAGGATCAGTAATCTATGTAGGTTTACCTATGAAGGGATTAATCTTTGACAATTGAAAATAGTGCATAAACCTTATCTGTCTCAGTGATCATTCCTAAAAGAAATGATTATCATGGTTtatgtttgaaattttgaattaatGTGACGTAAATGATGGTTCTCTGTTCATTATGCAGTTCTTGAATTTCAGCTTTTGATCATCTCCATGGCTTTATGTTCATCTAATGTGTCATTTTATTCCAGGATTTCCTGAAGTTTAACGAATCCCATTTAAAACAATTGTCGTGCCAAATACTCGATCCTATTCCTTTGGGAGAGGGTGCTGGTGTTGGATGGATGAGAGATGGAACTGATTCCATGGCAATGCCCGAAGGTTCAACTCTATATGACCTAGTTAATTCAGGAATCAGGCACACTCATGCAGCTGTTGGAGTAGTGGTTCGTTTGAGGAAGGAATTATCTGTTGTGAAAAATATCCCCGTGCTTATTGCAATTGATCAGGTGCGACCAATCACTAgataattgataatttaatttattGGATGAATTTTGTTTCCGGAGCTGTGTTGTAAACTTTTGCTATATTTTTGTGCTCATTGTCTGCAGTATAATAACTGGTTTACGTTCAGTGAGTATGAAGAGCCAGTAACTGTTCGTTCTACTCGACCAATACATGCTAAAGAACTCGCTACGGTAGGTCCCCTATGTTTGGTTGAAATAATAATGTGCTGGTGTGTACTTGTAAATTGTAATCTTAATCTGTATGGACCATCAGAATATCCTTTCATCTATTTGTTTCTAGGTTTTGTATTACCGCTTCAAATAATCTTGTTGTCCTTCAGTGTGGTTCTTATTTGATTATTTCACTTATGCAATCAAGTTTGGGTGTACAAGGTGGTAGTAAGTTGTGGTTTGTctgcaatatgttgtatatcgGAAACTGATGTGCACATACGTGGTAAAATTCTTCCAGGTGAAGGCTTTTAGATCTATGCGAAATGATGACATGATGGTTGGCGCGTTTTCACATTCAACGGCAGTAGGAAAGCTTCGTCAAGACTTGCCAGATGTACCCGTAGATGCTCGTGTCAACCTATCCCGCTACACTTTAGATGAAGCAGCCGCTGTTTGCCATTACTACCTTAGGTATGCTAGTTAATGCTTGCCATGCGATACTCTTGCTGATCGCATATCTATTGCATGATTGTATGTTAGACTGCTTATATACTCCGGTTTAATTTGTTTTACCTCGGGTCATGCAAATGTCGGTCGAAATTAGTGaaatacaaatttttttaatggtGTAAGACACGGTTTGGTGCCCCATAATGGTAATGCATTAGAGTCTTTGGGTCAGTGTTTTTTAGATGCTTAAACTCGTCAGGGGCATCCTTCATGTCTAAAGCTTTTGTGATGTCTTTGGCCTGCAAACTTTTCACATTCTCAGCCTTCCCTGCTGTTTTCTATGGCAGACAGCGGCTTATTCGCCGTGAAGCATTCACAGAGGAAAACTGGAAGAAAGTATACTACTTGTCGAACGGAAATGGAGCAGAAATGAGATGGCTACTTCCTTTGATGCGGGCAGATAGTTAGTTCCTTTGAAGCAGGGAAATGGTTGTTCCTTTCGGAAAGGTGACAAGCGAATATGATTTTTGTATCACAGTAGTAACAGAAGACACAAACTGGCAGAGCTGCTTTTTTCGCCTCACGGCCCCTTTGACTTTGATCTTATTCAATCATAATGTGTTTTCGATCGAGGTTTGCACTCGTGATCATTGAACTTCTCGCGCGACCGGAGAAGTGTCTGAAGACGTTGTATCATATGTAGATCAGTTCACAATTTCATATGTATTTGAGAAACTAGTAACGTTTCTCGGTGTGTAGACATAAGACATTCCTACTCGTCTTAATAAATTGATCGGTTCACAATCAGAGGACGAGTGTGTTTGCTCCCACTGGACATAAAAGTACCTCTTTTGAGCAATATTGGCAATTTCAACTGGGAAAATTGCGAGTTTGGAAATAGTTAGGGCCAGCATCCAAAGTAACTCATTAATTACTTTGAACATACCAACCTTTATACACTGCTCTTACATCTTAGGTGAAGCAAGATTCGGGTCACAATTCGTAATTTTATCTTtctttgaacaaacgatattatctacactaacaAAGAGGAgttgggtttagcctcacaatagactagcaataatgtggttcaaattcgcttgtGGTTGTAGCTGCTACGCTGCTCAACTTGAAACATGTAAGTTCATAACCCAGACAAGTAACTGGAAAATCCGAGCCAGTTTCAACCCTTCGCAAACGAAGACCACAATTTCTTTGAATGAAAAGCGAAAACCTAAACTACTTACTTGATCATTGATCTTTACCAAGTGATGCTGAAGTACACCATATTGCGCCTAACAGCTGACAAAGAAATATAATCCAACTCGTGAATGGGAAAAATGGTTGCAGAGCTCATAACCTACCGACCAACCAGTCTGTTTATAAGTATCGGGGGCTTTAACTACTTCATGTCTTCGCATCTCGTTGGTTCTGCCCCTGATAGGTTGTGTTGTAGCACTCTTGCGTTGATAATTTTGAAAATGTTAGATGCCAGTTCTTCTATAATCTGTGATCAATCGAGAAATATTACAATCAAGGCCGCTATCAAAGCATGATCCACGGGTCCAGGAAATATAGTTAGTCGAAATTTTCCTCTCTTTGGCATAAGCTGGTGCAATTTGTACATAAGACTCGTCTGCAACAAGACAGCGCGAAAGAATTCAGACTATATCTCATAACCAAGAAACAGCACCTTAAACAAACTTCTAAGATTCAATTATTGCACTACTAGGTCGCAAAATTGCAAAGTTCAAAAACGATAAAATCGTTGTAAATGCTATTTGCGAATCAGATAATTACACACGACCTTTATGAACAACTTACAACAACGCTCTTGTATGATGGTCAAGTAACAAAAGACGTTGCTAAAATCTTCATACGCAGAACCACACATTTGTTGCTGAGATCTCAGAACTTGTTCATATAACCATGCTATGCAAAAGGATTTAAATTCAAAAGAAAGATGCAGATCCGAGGATAGACTGCATTGATAAATCAACTTCCCAAGTACTAAACCGTAGCAATGATCCCATTACTCAACTTCCCCATTTCTATATCACGACGCTACCACACCGATATATAGACAACAACACTCTTTCTATACAGCCAATAGCTGTGCTACTAAAATTTAGAAACATACAAATGGAACCGGTTACAAATTCCAATAACACACAGATAGAACTGGAGGTAAAGTACATGTGAAAGGCTTGTATATAACCATCCCGAGATTGAAATTTCATTCCACAATAAGCCAATAAACTGTATATAACTGCAGTTGAGTGCCCCCTCCCGGGTTCCATTTTCGCTTAAAAGTTTGTAACTAGTTCCATTTGTGTATATTTCTCAATAAACTTTAAGGCAACAGTCTTCAAAAACCTATTTTTGGTTAGGACTTAGAATCACAGAAGTAGAAGGTTTACCAAGTTTTGCAATCAAATTCCCTCCACCCAATAATCATATGCAAGCAACTCATACAACTGCTTAACTAAACTGAACTTTGTCAAATAAAACAATCCCTGGTTTGCTATGGCCCTTTTGAAAATGCTTCACAGGAAACCATTTCGCTCGAAAGCGCTTTTACAGGAAGCAATTTTGGTTACCGATAAGCACTTTTGGCCAttctaaacacacaaatttcaACACTAGCAATGAATTCAAAATCCACACAACATAAAAGCAAATCATACCTGAGCAACTATCTCATTGCCTCTGTAGATGGTGCAAGATTTCTGGAAAGGAAAGCCCTTCACTTTGAAATCACAGGCTGAATCTGCTGAGTTCTCACCAACAAGAAACACTTCCAACTCAGTTCTGGTAAGCTTATTTTTCGTCCTCTTCACTCTAAATTTCAAGTCTTTCTCCTCACTATCTCCCCCTTTGTATCCTTCCCAGCTTCCATGCTACAAATCCCAGAAAACGAACCAGAACCCAAAAGAGAAAATCAAAAAGAAGTTTTTccagaaaaattattttctagGGAAACAAACAGGGGCCAGAGAGGTGACATACATCTTTACGGCGCAAAGAAAACAGAGGATTTCCGGCGGCGTCAAGCAGCACGCGCTTGTGAGAAGAAGTCTTGGGAGATTGATGGGTGACTTTGTAAACGGTGTCGCCGGAGGAATCGAGGAAACCCAATTCGCCACGTGGAAGGCCGGGATGTTTCTTGGAGACAAAGAGATCGACCGGGATTTGTGAGCTCGTGGGATGAACAGGGGCTGAAGCTGGAACGATGTCAGCCATTTTACAGAAGCAAGGGATTCATTTGAATTCAATTGAGTTTTGGGAATTCTGGAAACTGGGTTGGGTTGATTTATTTGGTGTGAAGAGAAACTGGTTCTTCAGCCGgctttttcaacttttttaaaGACCAAAAGCAGAAAGCTGGTGATGAACAGGCTTTAGGAACGACTTCCGAAACGGAAAAATTCTTGAGTACGGCCCCTCGCGTAAGTATCCGTTGAAGATAAAGacttttctgtttgttttttaaTCCGGATTCTCGATTTCGAGGATCCGTCAATCATAtaatcgtatatcgtgcggttataaattattttaagtatttttatttaatattaaacataatcagtacttgacaaaaactgatcacacgatatacaatgaacaaaCACGATTCATAAATCCCCATGATCCTCGCCAAAGATCCGAAGACAACCCTGTTGGTTTGTTTTATGGGTGGATGAGTGACGGGTGCAATAGTTGTACTTGAGAATTTCTCCACGTAACAGGACTCCACTCTTATCACCCTAACATCCCGTGCTAGATAGTTTTTCTAGGAGGGTGGTTAGGTTTTTTTCACATCCCGTCGTAGGTAAGTTTCAATTAATCAAATGATATTTACAATGGTGGACTTGATGCATGTAAAAAATATACAACAACCAAGCCTCAAGTCATCATGTGTCAACAGCTGATAAATCCTAAAACGTCATAGTGTTAGATTTTGTCCTAAATATTCCGTTAGTTCTAAGTACTTCATATTCTTTCTTATAGTCGCTTTCAAAGTCTACCTGAGTCTTCCTCTACTTCTTTTGCCAAGAGCTTCCGTTTTGTAGTCGCATCTTACCCGATTCCTTCATTTTATCTTCAATCGCGACTAAGTAATCATGCAAATTTCTTGA
Protein-coding regions in this window:
- the LOC126590919 gene encoding uncharacterized protein LOC126590919; amino-acid sequence: MFRTILRRAAGSGGPRPDPWRLMATMSYSTSKDTIAKKAKKTGKSKNDPSATAGDDVSEADAALSGQNSRARQLQADERDPSLDVGPNGRPLFTSTPTLSQLSRKDTCSYFKLKMEELNNVLPEGLPLGMVKEFEDAMQSAVLVRQNFLDLRDNFRRIVDPPLDSASSKGTKAQRQIVLDGPVSCGKSITLAMLVQWAREEGWLVLYVPRGREWTHGGFFYKNPQTGLWDTPVQAENILRDFLKFNESHLKQLSCQILDPIPLGEGAGVGWMRDGTDSMAMPEGSTLYDLVNSGIRHTHAAVGVVVRLRKELSVVKNIPVLIAIDQYNNWFTFSEYEEPVTVRSTRPIHAKELATVKAFRSMRNDDMMVGAFSHSTAVGKLRQDLPDVPVDARVNLSRYTLDEAAAVCHYYLRQRLIRREAFTEENWKKVYYLSNGNGAEMRWLLPLMRADS
- the LOC126588407 gene encoding wound-induced protein 1-like; the encoded protein is APDLANSQPCLLEGEHSEEARNETTVTALYQALTSKDVDVVHFLLAPYLEWWFHGPPTHQHLNRLLTGAPPYDSSFKFVPLSIVAFGSMVLAEGYDEVRSVSWVHAWTVKDGIITQVREYCNTSVTVTRLSSPDIRSQRGTCQSVWQSKLSDNKSVPGIVLAL
- the LOC126590920 gene encoding protein LURP-one-related 7, with protein sequence MADIVPASAPVHPTSSQIPVDLFVSKKHPGLPRGELGFLDSSGDTVYKVTHQSPKTSSHKRVLLDAAGNPLFSLRRKDHGSWEGYKGGDSEEKDLKFRVKRTKNKLTRTELEVFLVGENSADSACDFKVKGFPFQKSCTIYRGNEIVAQTSLMYKLHQLMPKRGKFRLTIFPGPVDHALIAALIVIFLD